ttcccaggaacaatttaacctgcctcagtgcctttgAAGAAGATCCCCTACTTTaacacaggaggtttggacatgctagtttctcactgcttgacaaactaagatcaaaggaactggttcgaggactcccctccatcaagttcctaaatgataaagtctgtgatgcatgtgcaaaaggcaagcatgtccgaagttcctttaagcctaagaaattggtaagcaccacaaaaccattggaactcatccatatggacttgtgtggcccaatgagaattcaaagcagaagtggaaaaaaatatgttttagttattgttgatgattactctcgctttacttgggtcatatttctaacaagcaaagatgaaacgtttgatgagtttgttgcattttcaaagaaaatccagaaaactacaagtcatcaactgatccatataagatctgatcatggaacagaatttgaaaactacaaattcgatgaatactgcaagcaacaaggtatggaccacaatttctcagctcccagaactccacaacaaaatggagttgttgagaggaaaaatagaaccttagaggacatggcaagaaccatgttaatagccagttccttgcctaggaacttctgggctgaagcagtcaacaCAGCTTGTTATAttgtaaatagagttatgattcgagcaattctaaacaaaaccccctatgagctactaaaaggtataaaatccAACATCCCTTACTTCAGAGCTTTTGGTagtaaatgttttgtccacaacaatggaaaaatgaacttggggaagttttttgaaagaagcgatgaggcagtgttcctaggatatgcacTAAATAGTAAAGCTTACAGAGTCTATAACAAAAGGTCTATGtgcgttgaggaaagtgtacatatattatttgatgaatctaacaattCTGAATCTAACAATTTTGTCTCGTACTGCAgacaatgatgaggagttccaaccaaCTAGACAAACAGTCAAAGGAACTGCTCAACAGAACCAAGAAGTTCCAGTGCAAGAGGAACATGAAGAAATCCAAGAAGATCCAGCTCTAGAGGAAACAGAAGCAGCACCTGAACCTGAGGAACTCTACACTGATCAACAAGGAACTCAGGTCACTGAAGGAACTGAGGAAATTGCTACAACTCCAGCAGCTCAGTTTCAACCCAGACCTTGGAAACACCAAAGTTCTcatccaatggaactcattgtgagtgacattagaaaaggaactcagacaaggtcacaacttaGGAACTTCTGTGCATTTCACGcattcctctccatatttgaacCAAGAAATCACATAGAGGCtttggaagatgctgactggatcatagccatgcaagaagaattgaattaattcaaaggaaacaaagtgtggcacttggaacccaaaccaaagcactaGAAAGTAATAGgactgaaatgggtgttccggaacaagaaagatgaacatgctacaatcataaggaacaaggcaaggttagtggtcaaaggttataaccaacaggaaggtatagacttcgaagaaacttttgcacctgttgctagattagaagccattagaattttaatttcttttgctgcatttatgggttttaaactttatcaaatggatgttaaatgtgctttcttaaatggttttCTGGAAGAatatgtttatgtggaacaaccccctggatttgaaaatcccgaattttcAAACCACATTTACAaactagataaggctctctatggattaaaacaagcccctagatcttggtatgagagattatcaaagttcctccttcaaaataattttaaaagaggtagaatagacaaaactttattcttaaaatctagaggaactgacttattagtagttcaaatttatgttgatgatatattatttggagcaactaatgagaacttgtgcaaggattttgcaaacttgatgagcagtgaatttgaaatgagcatgatgggggaactcaacttcttccttggtttacaaatcaaacaaactgaggagggaatcatgatacaccaacaaaagtatgtgaaggaactcctaaagaaatatgagttagaatcagccaaagtaaaccacactcccatgggaacaactaccagattagacactgatccaaatgggaaaagtgtgaatcaaacaaaatacagaggtattgattggatcactattatatttaacagctagtagacctgacatttcttttagtgtaggactatgtgcaagatttcaatccaatccaaaggagtcccacttAACTgctgtgaaaagaatactaagatatctcaaaggaactgatgacctatgcctatactatccaagaagtggatcattcgagctaaaaggatatgctgatgctgattatgcaggagaattagtgaatagaaaaagcacatcaggtatggtacagttcctaggtccatgcatggtttcttggggttccaagaaacaaaacactgttgctctatccacaacTGAAGCTGAGtacgtagctgctgcagcttgttgctcacaaatactATGGATAAATCAacagttaagagattttggtattatctatgattgtgttcctatctattgtaaTAACAcaagtgctatttgtatttcaaaagatccggttcatcattcccgggtcaaacacatccacattagacaccatttccttaaatataatgttgagaaaggctTAATAAagttagatttttgccaaactgatcaccaaattgctgacatTTTGACTAAGCCTTTAAACAGGGAGAAACACGAGAAAATGAGGATGAAACTCGGGATGGTCAAACTAAGGTAATTTGCAATTGAAGTTCCTCCaagacaaaaacaaaaactGTGGTACATATAGATTATTACAAACACAATTTTacgtgtgcaaacatagttgaagcttaccactGTAGACGATCTACTTACGCAACAAAAATAATTGGTAAGCTATTATCCTTAAAATTagaaatacaagatacaaagatTAAGCAAGTctgttaaattttttatttattttttattatttttttaaaactgattttcaaaatttaaaaacaTGGTCATCCAATTCAAAGTATTTTCCTCGGTTCCCATTGGCATTAAATAGAAGAAACCCCTCATCTCCCCCATTCACTCCCCATCTCCACATTTTCACCTCTCTCACACGTCTTCTCCTCTGCCACCATCAAACCACCCTCCTATAAAACGACACCACCATGGTACTCACCAGTCACAACACCGATCTCACCAACCTCAAACgcaaaagaaacccatcttccCCAGTTCCCATGGACACCTCACCCATGCAATCCCCAATTCCCCTTCAGATGTACACCCCAGTTCTTGCactcactcagggggaacacgTCAACTCCGACGAGGAAATGACCACCCCAAACCCTACACCTCGATCATCCACCAGGAAAACCAAAAAACGCCGCACCGAAGAAGCCGGCGATCAAATCGAGGAGGTGGTGGAGAGTCCTCGTTCT
This sequence is a window from Spinacia oleracea cultivar Varoflay chromosome 1, BTI_SOV_V1, whole genome shotgun sequence. Protein-coding genes within it:
- the LOC130464036 gene encoding uncharacterized protein, translating into MVGIAAGVPGLDTVKAKAPWVTKIETNSPSIKIIPTDEQVRKILRSMPQDDRWRTKVTTLFETKDFTKFNIEQLADNDEEFQPTRQTVKGTAQQNQEVPVQEEHEEIQEDPALEETEAAPEPEELYTDQQGTQVTEGTEEIATTPAAQFQPRPWKHQSSHPMELIGETRENEDETRDGQTKVICN